A segment of the Atribacteraceae bacterium genome:
CACGGGCATGATGTAAAGGGGCAGAAGATCGGTAGCCAAGACATCCTGGACCGCTCCATCGTGGAAGGCCCCCACGATCACGGTTCCCAGATCCAGAGCCTCAGCCTGCAGATGGACATTCTGGCCAGCCCCGCCGACATCCATCATGATGTAGCGTTCTATCCCCCGCGCCCCGTAACGTCTTTGGATTCTGGCTAAATCACCGACCCAGACG
Coding sequences within it:
- a CDS encoding nitroreductase family protein, with the translated sequence VWVGDLARIQRRYGARGIERYIMMDVGGAGQNVHLQAEALDLGTVIVGAFHDGAVQDVLATDLLPLYIMPVGRK